Genomic segment of Candidatus Eisenbacteria bacterium:
AGACGCCGGCGCTCCTTCTCGATCTTCGGGGGGTTCCCTGGCTCAACAGCTCGGGGCTCGGCATCCTGCTCTCCGGATATCTTCGCCTCAAGGAGGAGGGGGGAGAGCTGAAGTTCCTGCGCCCGGCGGAACGCGTCCAGGGGATTCTCGCCACGACCAAGCTCATCCATGTCCTCGAGGTGTTCGATGATGAGGAGAAGGCCGTTCGAAGCTTCATCCGAAG
This window contains:
- a CDS encoding STAS domain-containing protein, translating into MKLNRGERDGVVILDLEGKVLGGEESEVLRQAIDRAVREKTPALLLDLRGVPWLNSSGLGILLSGYLRLKEEGGELKFLRPAERVQGILATTKLIHVLEVFDDEEKAVRSFIRRGSESVP